The following coding sequences lie in one Lolium perenne isolate Kyuss_39 chromosome 2, Kyuss_2.0, whole genome shotgun sequence genomic window:
- the LOC127330956 gene encoding uncharacterized protein: MAAAGYNKLSAAAGDKLSAADEAKKWASVAAEAVAEANRWVAVAAEAIAEAEEWVSVAAKAAAEAEEWASVAARAAAQSEDWETTVAEAIKEAEKCASVAAKAASETKKCASVAADAASETKKWASIAISASAKKTSFLAAVAQGNAPIKKGLKEEEGEEELVISKPKLASLIYHGFNIAFVLQILLFITHVSVYYNASEFWWEAVAATAIVSPLLITPLYFTPMLRDVFIREYAMSPSNTCSSDLSGKLLFSEEV; the protein is encoded by the exons ATGGCCGCCGCCGGGTACAACAagctctccgccgccgccggcgacaaGCTCTCCGCCGCCGACGAAGCCAAGAAGTGGGCGTCCGTGGCGGCGGAAGCCGTCGCCGAGGCCAACAGGTGGGTGGCCGTCGCGGCAGAGGCCATCGCCGAAGCCGAGGAGTGGGTCTCCGTCGCGGCGAAAGCCGCCGCGGAAGCCGAGGAGTGGGCGTCCGTCGCGGCGAGAGCCGCCGCGCAATCCGAGGACTGGGAGACAACTGTGGCGGAAGCCATCAAGGAAGCCGAGAAGTGCGCGTCCGTGGCGGCGAAAGCGGCCTCCGAAACCAAGAAGTGCGCGTCCGTGGCGGCGGACGCGGCCTCCGAGACCAAGAAGTGGGCGTCCATCGCCATCTCCGCCTCCGCCAAGAAGACGTCCTTCCTCGCGGCGGTGGCTCAG GGCAATGCACCCATCAAGAAAGGCTTAAAGGAGGAAGAGGGGGAGGAGGAGCTGGTCATCAGCAAGCCTAAGCTGGCTAGTCTGATATATCACGGCTTC AACATTGCCTTCGTCTTGCAGATCCTCCTTTTCATCACCCACGTTTCCGTTTACTACAATGCGAGCGAATTCTGGTGGGAAGCTGTAGCAGCCACTGCAATTGTGTCGCCTCTCTTGATCACACCCCTCTACTTCACGCCTATGCTTAGAGACGTCTTCATCAGGGAATATGCTATGTCACCCTCTAACACGTGCAGCAGTGATCTCAGTGGCAAGCTGCTGTTCTCCGAGGAAGTGTAA
- the LOC127328171 gene encoding uncharacterized protein: protein MGALNLPPGVLEAFDLCRRAFFWAATDRVSGAQCLIAWSQVKLLHRLHIAAETSWPAWVWSPLGGNSLAAERSVALCGPHWSALRRLLPLYRSISAVSLGDVSATSFWIDVWLPMGELSVAFPHLLSFFATPEATRALLLAALSAVSCTTLPDARSLVRCAAPHGRLRVVELYKLRTFGGVQCPFFEFVWLNHAPPRVRVFTWLLVQHRLPSRANLLRKTILTEEESSCPLCGEVIETCSHLVFGCPFARSFWDSIGASPPPRLLASDAALVSLPGDIPASTSSSFRPLCLWHLWKHWNGVVFQNLAPSLALVRKCCRDDALLWRCRLPLDRRDDVLSWVSLLGAHGGWIAPRLSPPPSCI from the exons ATGGGGGCCCTCAACCTTCCCCCGGGAGTGTTGGAAGCTTTCGACCTCTGTCGTCGCGCCTTCTTCTGGGCGGCCACGGACCGCGTTTCCGGGGCGCAATGCCTCATCGCCTGGTCCCAG GTGAAACTCCTCCACAGGCTCCACATCGCGGCCGAGACCTCGTGGCCCGCATGGGTCTGGTCTCCCCTTGGCGGCAACTCTCTCGCGGCGGAGCGTAGCGTGGCCCTGTGTGGGCCTCACTGGAGTGCGCTCCGTCGCCTGCTGCCGTTGTACCGCTCCATCAGTGCGGTTTCCCTCGGCGACGTGAGTGCCACGTCCTTCTGGATCGACGTTTGGCTCCCCATGGGTGAGCTGAGCGTGGCCTTCCCTCACCTGCTCTCCTTCTTCGCCACGCCGGAGGCCACG AGGGCCCTCCTCCTGGCTGCTCTCAGCGCCGTCAGCTGCACGACGTTGCCCGATGCTCGCTCCCTGGTGCGTTGTGCCGCTCCCCATGGCAGACTCCGGGTTGTTGAGCTATACAAGCTCCGCACCTTCGGCGGCGTGCAATGCCCCTTCTTCGAGTTCGTCTGGCTCAACCACGCTCCGCCACGGGTGCGGGTCTTCACTTGGCTGTTGGTCCAGCACCGCCTCCCGTCGCGTGCCAACTTACTCCGGAAGACGATCCTGACGGAGGAAGAGAGTAGCTGCCCGCTATGCGGGGAGGTGATTGAGACCTGCTCCCACCTCGTCTTCGGCTGCCCTTTTGCCAGGAGTTTTTGGGATAGCATCGGCGCCTCGCCGCCGCCCAGGCTGCTGGCCTCGGATGCCGCCCTCGTCTCCCTGCCCGGGGATATCCCCGCTTCTACGAGCTCCTCCTTCCGGCCGCTTTGCCTGTGGCATCTTTGGAAGCATTGGAACGGGGTGGTTTTTCAAAACCTCGCCCCATCTCTGGCGCTGGTTCGCAAGTGCTGCCGCGACGACGCCCTTCTTTGGAGGTGTCGTCTCCCTCTGGACCGACGTGATGACGTGCTCTCCTGGGTCTCCTTGCTTGGGGCGCACGGCGGCTGGATTGCCCCGCGCCTCTCCCCTCCTCCCTCATGTATATAG
- the LOC139835110 gene encoding uncharacterized protein, whose product MDGRLQHPLVDGLPYPVLQYADDTLIILRAEEGEVHRLRGILDSFSLATGLAINFHKSTVVPMHVDESVMTVVRGVLDCSVEGFPQTYLGLPLSADKLKLAAFAPLIAKVNKYLSGWRALLLS is encoded by the coding sequence ATGGACGGGCGCCTCCAGCACCCCCTCGTCGACGGCCTCCCCTACCCTGTGCTCCAGTACGCCGACGACACACTCATCATCCTCCGGGCGGAGGAGGGTGAGGTGCACAGGCTCCGAGGCATCCTCGACAGCTTCTCCCTCGCCACCGGGCTCGCCATCAACTTCCACAAAAGCACGGTGGTGCCCATGCATGTCGACGAGTCGGTGATGACCGTCGTTCGGGGCGTCCTCGATTGCAGTGTCGAGGGGTTCCCCCAGACCTACCTCGGTCTCCCCTTATCGGCGGACAAGCTAAAGCTGGCGGCGTTTGCGCCGCTCATCGCCAAGGTGAACAAGTACCTCTCCGGGTGGCGGGCGCTGCTCCTATCTTAG